CATTCGGCCAAGCACAGCGCCAACGAAGAGGTCGGCCGGCTCGTGCGCGAGACGCTCGGCAAAAACGGCAAGGTCATCATTCCTGCGTTTTCAGTGGGCCGGACGCAGCAGATCGTTTACACACTGCACCAACTCGCATGCGACGGCAAGCTGCCCAAGGCGCCCATCTTTGTTGACAGCCCGCTGAGCGTGAACGCCACCGAGGTCTATCGGCTGCACCCCGAATGTTTCAACGACACCGTTACCAGGTTCCTCCGCGAAAAGGAAAACCCGTTCGGCATGGAAAACCTCACCTACATCCGCGAGGTCGCGCATTCGATGAAACTAAACGAATTGAAGGACCCGGCCATCATCATCAGCGCGTCGGGCATGTGCGAGGCCGGGCGCATTCGCCATCATCTCAAAAACCATATTGGCAGGCCCGAGAACCTGGTCCTGTTCATCGGCTACTGCGCGGCACACACCCTGGGTGCGCAAATCCTCTCCGGCCAGAATCCTGTCAACATTTTCGGCGAACCGCACCCCGTCCGGGCCCGTATCGCATCC
This window of the Candidatus Angelobacter sp. genome carries:
- a CDS encoding MBL fold metallo-hydrolase RNA specificity domain-containing protein: HSAKHSANEEVGRLVRETLGKNGKVIIPAFSVGRTQQIVYTLHQLACDGKLPKAPIFVDSPLSVNATEVYRLHPECFNDTVTRFLREKENPFGMENLTYIREVAHSMKLNELKDPAIIISASGMCEAGRIRHHLKNHIGRPENLVLFIGYCAAHTLGAQILSGQNPVNIFGEPHPVRARIASIDAFSGHADKNELKRYVENLTGDIKKIFVVHGEESQAMGFGETLRAMKPKAQVLVPEYKQSATI